The following are from one region of the Haemophilus parainfluenzae genome:
- the hyfE gene encoding hydrogenase 4 membrane subunit, with product MLMINGLACLLIITSLCVIMVRTAKKAALFYSLQSLVLVLLFVYLANEMQAHELYMWSISAFITKVVLVPAILIYAMKKVDESQTPAGINVSWLIPITAVIVTLCYFVVVPIDLPLVAHLKPALSVSLSHFLLGLVCIVSQRNIVKQVFGYCLMENGSHLTLALLANKAPELVEIGIATDAIFAVIIMVVLVNKIYRTFHSLDAKQLMSLKG from the coding sequence ATGTTAATGATAAATGGACTTGCGTGTTTACTCATTATTACCTCTCTTTGCGTAATTATGGTTCGAACCGCCAAAAAAGCTGCGTTATTTTACAGTTTGCAATCATTGGTGTTGGTATTACTGTTTGTCTATCTTGCCAATGAAATGCAAGCCCATGAACTTTATATGTGGTCAATTAGCGCATTTATTACCAAAGTGGTTTTGGTGCCAGCAATTTTAATCTATGCGATGAAAAAAGTTGATGAAAGTCAAACTCCAGCTGGAATAAATGTCTCTTGGTTGATCCCGATCACAGCAGTGATAGTTACATTGTGCTACTTTGTTGTTGTCCCAATCGATTTACCGTTGGTTGCACATCTTAAACCAGCATTATCAGTGTCATTAAGTCACTTCTTATTAGGTTTAGTATGCATTGTTAGCCAACGCAATATCGTAAAACAAGTATTCGGTTATTGTTTGATGGAAAACGGTTCTCATCTCACATTAGCCTTATTGGCAAATAAAGCACCTGAGTTAGTGGAAATCGGAATTGCCACAGATGCTATTTTTGCCGTCATCATAATGGTGGTGTTGGTAAACAAAATTTATCGTACATTCCATTCATTAGATGCAAAACAACTTATGAGTTTGAAGGGGTAA
- a CDS encoding energy-coupling factor transporter transmembrane component T family protein translates to MNFLAIFQPHLRLIYVFLCGLIVSTMTHISTLIILNLIVFGGLLIALIRYRKSLAGYFKYWLKLNFFTLLVWLTLSWKITEQGLTLTPVGTELAMLITLRFNLILSLTRLLLIDMNESLLLQALCRLPLPEKLLHLFVLTVRYISVFSEVHKKMDMAMRARGYQPKLNGRTLFIAAQRVALLLIHALVKAEKTEMALKARGFQLHDVKRTQDKS, encoded by the coding sequence ATGAATTTCCTTGCTATTTTTCAACCGCACTTGCGATTAATTTATGTGTTTTTATGTGGACTTATCGTCAGCACAATGACACATATTTCAACGCTTATTATCCTTAATCTTATCGTATTCGGCGGATTACTTATTGCACTAATACGCTATCGGAAATCCCTTGCCGGTTATTTCAAATATTGGCTAAAACTGAATTTTTTCACTTTGCTTGTTTGGTTGACCTTAAGCTGGAAAATCACCGAACAAGGTTTAACATTAACTCCAGTAGGGACTGAGCTTGCAATGCTCATCACGCTACGTTTCAATTTGATTTTAAGTTTAACTCGACTCTTGTTAATAGATATGAACGAGAGCCTTTTATTGCAGGCATTGTGCCGTTTGCCATTACCTGAAAAACTACTTCACCTATTTGTTCTCACTGTTCGCTATATTTCAGTGTTCAGTGAAGTACATAAAAAGATGGATATGGCAATGCGAGCACGTGGCTACCAGCCAAAACTTAATGGCAGAACCTTATTTATCGCCGCGCAGCGTGTGGCATTATTATTAATTCATGCACTCGTTAAAGCAGAAAAAACAGAAATGGCGCTAAAAGCTCGTGGCTTTCAGCTGCATGATGTGAAAAGAACACAGGATAAATCTTGA
- a CDS encoding NADH-quinone oxidoreductase subunit C, protein MELTKNTSVDPAKMIGKNYIEAVNAKFPNTILDEEWSTPNQVTLTIKTNMLPDVVEYLYYQHEGWLPLVFGNDERSIHGNYAVYYVLSMEGEVKTFITIKALVDPVSLEFPSVTPKVKAAVWGERELFDMYGLKAVGLPDQRRLVLPDDWPDDLYPLRKDSMDYRLRPDPTTATETYEFINEKGEARIVPLGPLHITSDEPGHFRLFVDGEDIIDADYRLFYVHRGMEKLAETRMDYDQVNFLADRVCGICGFTHSVAYANSVESALGIQIPKRAEWIRAILLEVERLHSHLLNLGLSSHFTGFDTGFMQFFRVREKSMTLAEVLTGARKTYGINLIGGVRRDMLKHQREQCIKLIGEMREELKTLTDILLNTPNMEQRTVGVGVLAKDIARDFSPVGPMIRGSGFARDVRKVHPFSGYGDIPFNLFTEANGDVLSRVKVRINEVFESMNIIDYMVDNLPSGEILKEGFNYTPGRFALGITEAPRGEDIHWSMLGDNQKLFRWRCRAATYANWPTLRYMLRGNTVSDAPLIIGSLDPCYSCTDRVTVVDVRKRKAKTVDYKEIERYGIERKNSPLK, encoded by the coding sequence ATGGAATTAACTAAAAATACATCAGTCGATCCAGCCAAAATGATTGGCAAAAATTACATTGAAGCAGTCAATGCAAAATTTCCAAATACCATTTTGGATGAGGAGTGGTCAACACCAAATCAGGTTACACTTACCATTAAAACCAATATGTTACCTGATGTTGTTGAATACCTTTATTATCAACATGAAGGTTGGTTACCTTTGGTATTCGGGAATGATGAGCGTTCAATTCATGGCAACTATGCAGTGTACTACGTGCTTTCCATGGAAGGGGAAGTGAAAACTTTTATCACCATTAAAGCCTTAGTTGATCCTGTGAGCTTAGAATTTCCGTCTGTGACACCAAAAGTCAAAGCGGCGGTTTGGGGCGAACGTGAATTATTCGATATGTATGGTTTGAAAGCCGTCGGTTTACCTGACCAACGCCGATTAGTGTTGCCAGATGATTGGCCGGATGATCTTTATCCATTACGTAAAGACTCCATGGACTATCGTTTACGTCCCGATCCGACAACCGCGACAGAAACATACGAATTTATTAACGAAAAAGGCGAAGCACGTATCGTTCCACTTGGCCCGTTACATATCACTTCTGATGAACCTGGACACTTCCGTTTGTTCGTGGATGGGGAAGATATCATTGATGCGGACTATCGTTTGTTCTATGTGCACCGTGGTATGGAAAAATTGGCGGAAACCCGTATGGATTACGACCAAGTTAACTTCCTGGCTGACCGTGTATGTGGAATTTGTGGTTTCACACATAGTGTGGCCTATGCTAATTCCGTCGAAAGTGCTTTGGGGATTCAAATTCCAAAACGCGCTGAATGGATTCGTGCGATTTTATTAGAAGTCGAACGTTTGCACAGTCACTTATTAAACTTAGGTCTATCTAGTCACTTTACCGGCTTTGATACTGGCTTTATGCAATTCTTCCGCGTTCGTGAGAAATCTATGACCTTGGCAGAAGTGCTAACCGGTGCACGTAAAACCTATGGTATTAACCTTATCGGTGGTGTGCGTCGTGATATGTTGAAACATCAACGTGAGCAATGTATTAAACTTATCGGTGAAATGCGTGAAGAACTCAAAACCTTAACCGATATTTTATTGAATACACCGAATATGGAACAACGTACGGTGGGTGTAGGTGTCTTGGCAAAAGATATCGCTCGTGACTTTAGCCCGGTTGGGCCAATGATTCGTGGTTCTGGCTTTGCTCGTGATGTGCGTAAAGTACACCCATTCTCCGGTTATGGCGATATTCCTTTCAATCTCTTCACTGAAGCCAATGGTGACGTGTTATCTCGTGTGAAAGTGCGGATTAATGAAGTGTTTGAATCCATGAATATCATCGATTACATGGTGGACAATTTGCCAAGTGGTGAAATCTTAAAAGAAGGTTTCAATTATACGCCTGGACGTTTTGCTTTAGGGATTACCGAAGCTCCACGTGGCGAAGATATTCACTGGTCAATGCTAGGAGACAACCAAAAACTTTTCCGTTGGCGTTGTCGTGCTGCCACTTATGCTAACTGGCCAACCTTACGCTATATGTTGCGTGGCAATACAGTGTCTGATGCACCACTTATTATTGGTAGCCTTGACCCTTGCTATTCTTGTACCGACCGTGTCACCGTGGTGGATGTGCGTAAACGCAAAGCGAAAACCGTAGATTATAAAGAGATTGAACGCTACGGTATCGAACGTAAAAATTCACCATTGAAATAG
- a CDS encoding formate hydrogenlyase complex iron-sulfur subunit gives MFKLLKTVFKAGDVTTKYPFKPYEVDEDFRGKPELNSDQCIVCAACTIACPANALTMRTDPVTGDRTWSLFLGRCIFCGRCEEVCPTKAIRLSQDFELSVTNKQDLFQETTFATVTCQECGKPFISYKELNYTIDLFKQTLDKPELVKQKLAELHTCPVCKRQHSLEKTANMESNMRMKLIDFKEPVRLNFKKALEQREQSAVDLPNVLAGGERR, from the coding sequence ATGTTTAAATTACTAAAAACGGTATTTAAAGCAGGTGATGTCACCACCAAATATCCGTTCAAACCTTATGAAGTCGATGAGGATTTTAGAGGTAAACCGGAACTTAATTCTGATCAATGTATTGTCTGCGCGGCTTGTACCATTGCCTGTCCAGCTAATGCGTTGACCATGAGAACGGATCCGGTGACAGGTGACCGTACCTGGTCATTATTTCTTGGTCGTTGTATTTTCTGTGGTCGTTGTGAAGAGGTTTGTCCAACCAAAGCCATTCGCTTGTCACAAGATTTTGAATTATCAGTGACCAATAAACAGGATCTTTTCCAAGAAACAACCTTTGCAACAGTAACTTGTCAGGAATGTGGTAAACCGTTTATTTCTTATAAAGAATTGAATTACACTATTGATTTATTCAAACAAACTTTGGATAAACCTGAATTAGTGAAACAAAAATTGGCGGAGTTGCATACTTGTCCGGTTTGTAAACGTCAGCACAGCTTAGAAAAAACCGCGAATATGGAATCCAATATGCGGATGAAATTAATCGACTTTAAAGAGCCGGTTCGCTTGAATTTCAAAAAAGCGCTCGAGCAACGAGAACAAAGTGCGGTTGATTTACCTAACGTTTTAGCAGGAGGCGAAAGACGATGA
- the hycI gene encoding hydrogenase maturation peptidase HycI — protein MMGDDGAGPYLYQLLNENPLPNWTALDGGSAPENVAHIVRDMKPDLLLIFDAADMELAPGKIRIIEKESIAEMFFMSTHNMPLNYLIEQLEQDIKQIVFVGLQPDLVSFGFPMTESVKESVQFMYDFLKEGRSLEEIPVL, from the coding sequence ATGATGGGGGATGACGGTGCAGGCCCTTATCTCTATCAGTTATTAAATGAAAATCCATTGCCAAATTGGACCGCACTTGATGGTGGCTCAGCACCGGAAAATGTTGCACATATTGTGCGAGATATGAAACCCGATTTGCTTTTAATTTTCGATGCGGCTGATATGGAATTAGCACCGGGCAAAATCCGAATCATTGAAAAAGAGAGCATTGCTGAAATGTTTTTCATGAGTACGCATAATATGCCGCTCAATTACCTCATTGAACAACTGGAACAAGATATTAAACAAATCGTTTTTGTGGGGCTTCAACCTGATCTGGTTTCCTTTGGTTTTCCAATGACAGAAAGCGTAAAAGAGTCTGTGCAATTTATGTATGATTTTTTAAAAGAGGGAAGATCGCTTGAAGAGATTCCTGTTTTGTAA
- the fdhF gene encoding formate dehydrogenase subunit alpha, whose amino-acid sequence MKKVITVCPYCASGCKIHLLVENNKIVGAEGANGKTNEGELCLKGYYGWDFVHDTKILTPRLTQPMIRYKRGEPFTPVSWEEAISYTAKRLSEIKEKYGNESIMVTGSSRGPGNEVNFVMQKFARAVLGNNNIDCCARVUHGPSVTGLLKSVGNGAMSNSIVEIEDTKCVFIFGYNASTSHPIVARRINHAKAKGAKVIVCDPRKIETARIADIYAPLANGSNVAFLNAMMNVILEEGLQDQKFIDEHTENFDAFYETVKAYTPESTQHITGIEPEMLREIARTYAKAETATILWGMGVCQFRQGVETVRALASLAMLTGNLGKPNVGVNPVRGQNNVQGACDMGALFNTLPGYQSFADPETNAKFAKAWGVPSIPTKPGVPLSEVPEAIMEDKIKAFYIMGEDTLQTEPDINAVKKAFEKVELLIVQDIFMTQTAAEADILLPATSCAEHEGVYSAADRGFQRFYKAVEPTGDVKDDWVIISELATAMGYPMHYNNTKEIWDELRSLCPIYKGATYEKMEGMGYIQWPCTDEGPEDQGTTYLYKGQIFDRPNGKAEFFACDWEPPMEDLSEEFPLILSTVREVGHYSCRSMTGNCRALAALADEPGFVQMNDQDAKELGIKNNDLVWIASSRGKVISRADVSTRTNKGACYMTYQWWIGKCNELTAEHLNPGSRTPEYKYSAVRIDKIEDQAWAERYVVTEYAKLKNRLKETALVA is encoded by the coding sequence ATTAAAAAAGTAATTACCGTATGTCCGTATTGTGCCTCAGGTTGTAAAATCCATCTTTTGGTGGAAAACAACAAAATTGTGGGAGCTGAAGGTGCAAACGGCAAGACAAACGAAGGGGAGTTATGCCTAAAAGGATATTATGGCTGGGATTTTGTGCATGATACAAAAATCCTGACTCCTCGCCTAACTCAACCGATGATCCGCTACAAACGTGGCGAACCATTCACACCAGTGAGCTGGGAAGAAGCGATTTCTTACACAGCAAAACGTCTCAGTGAAATCAAAGAAAAGTACGGTAACGAATCAATTATGGTAACGGGCTCTTCCCGTGGCCCAGGTAACGAAGTGAACTTCGTTATGCAAAAATTCGCCCGTGCGGTATTAGGAAATAACAACATTGACTGTTGTGCGCGCGTGTGACACGGCCCTTCTGTAACAGGTCTGCTCAAATCGGTCGGTAACGGCGCAATGTCCAACTCAATTGTTGAGATTGAAGATACCAAATGCGTATTCATTTTTGGCTATAATGCCTCCACTTCACACCCTATTGTGGCGCGTCGGATTAACCACGCCAAAGCAAAAGGGGCGAAAGTTATTGTTTGTGACCCTCGTAAAATCGAAACAGCCCGTATTGCGGATATTTATGCGCCGCTTGCTAACGGGTCTAACGTAGCATTCTTGAATGCTATGATGAATGTGATTTTAGAAGAAGGATTACAAGATCAAAAATTTATTGATGAACACACCGAAAACTTCGATGCGTTCTATGAAACCGTGAAAGCTTATACACCGGAATCCACACAACATATCACAGGTATTGAACCTGAAATGTTGCGTGAAATTGCCCGCACTTATGCGAAAGCGGAAACAGCTACTATCTTATGGGGTATGGGCGTTTGCCAATTCCGTCAAGGTGTAGAAACCGTACGTGCATTAGCAAGTTTGGCAATGCTTACCGGTAACTTAGGTAAACCAAATGTTGGGGTGAACCCAGTACGTGGTCAAAACAACGTACAGGGCGCGTGCGATATGGGTGCATTATTCAACACATTACCAGGCTATCAAAGTTTTGCTGACCCAGAAACTAATGCAAAATTTGCGAAAGCTTGGGGCGTGCCATCTATTCCAACCAAACCAGGTGTGCCGTTGAGTGAAGTGCCTGAAGCAATCATGGAAGATAAAATTAAAGCATTCTATATCATGGGTGAGGATACACTACAAACTGAGCCTGATATTAATGCGGTTAAAAAAGCCTTCGAGAAAGTTGAACTTCTCATTGTTCAAGATATCTTCATGACTCAAACAGCCGCAGAAGCAGATATTTTATTGCCTGCTACTTCTTGTGCTGAGCATGAAGGTGTGTATAGTGCCGCTGACCGTGGTTTCCAACGTTTCTATAAAGCCGTTGAACCAACTGGCGATGTCAAGGACGACTGGGTGATCATTAGCGAACTTGCTACAGCAATGGGCTACCCAATGCACTATAACAATACCAAAGAAATTTGGGATGAACTTCGTTCACTTTGCCCAATCTACAAAGGGGCAACCTACGAAAAAATGGAAGGCATGGGCTATATCCAATGGCCATGTACTGACGAAGGCCCTGAAGATCAAGGTACAACATACTTGTATAAAGGCCAAATCTTCGACCGTCCGAACGGCAAAGCAGAGTTCTTTGCGTGCGACTGGGAACCACCGATGGAAGATCTCTCTGAAGAATTCCCATTGATACTTTCTACAGTTCGTGAAGTTGGTCACTATTCTTGCCGTTCAATGACAGGTAACTGCCGAGCTCTTGCTGCACTTGCGGATGAGCCGGGATTCGTACAAATGAACGATCAAGATGCCAAAGAATTGGGCATTAAAAACAACGACTTGGTTTGGATTGCCTCATCACGTGGTAAAGTTATTTCTCGCGCAGATGTGAGCACGCGTACTAACAAAGGCGCTTGTTATATGACCTATCAATGGTGGATCGGTAAATGTAACGAATTAACCGCTGAACATTTGAACCCTGGTTCTAGAACGCCGGAATACAAATATAGCGCGGTTCGTATTGATAAAATCGAAGACCAAGCCTGGGCTGAACGCTATGTGGTAACTGAATACGCGAAATTAAAAAATCGCTTAAAAGAAACCGCACTTGTGGCTTGA
- a CDS encoding hydrogenase 4 subunit F yields the protein MYEQWIIALLIAPLAISLASFACSVTKARTICTALHVTGLILMLAFALQVINGVLTQGEISALNNWVYIDSLSAIFLGLIAIVGTLAGIYSIGYIGTEYCEGHLDLKTYCNYYGFLHLFFFTMIISVITNNVILMWAAIEATTLSSAFLVGTYKQKTSLEAAWKYIIICSVGVAFGLYGTILTFSNGTNLLADPSQAIFWTEINQQAAGLNPMLMYLAFAFILVGFGTKCGLFPMHTWLSDAHSEAPSPVSAILSAVLLNCAMLVVLRYYILVSKAVGSTYPQTLLLVFGLLSVLVAALFIIVQFDIKRLLAYSSIENMGLISFAFGLGGPIGVFAGLLHTINHSLAKTLLFCASGNILLKYKTRDMNQVRGLWRVAPMTAVLFAGGALALGGIPPFNVFVSEFSIAVAGIYAGKTWLMVFCLILLTIVLAGLSLMVLKTVLGKQPDNVEVGDVNKVSLVAMAILLLFMFIMGIHIAEPILQLLKSAVGIVLGSEQVSFGEMLVLPWQSLAQ from the coding sequence ATGTATGAACAATGGATAATCGCGTTATTAATCGCACCTTTAGCAATATCACTTGCCAGTTTCGCTTGTAGCGTGACAAAAGCACGGACAATTTGTACCGCACTTCATGTTACAGGTTTGATTTTGATGTTAGCATTTGCCTTACAAGTTATTAATGGCGTGCTAACTCAGGGGGAAATCAGTGCATTAAATAACTGGGTTTACATCGACAGTCTATCTGCTATTTTCTTAGGTCTTATCGCTATTGTCGGAACATTAGCCGGTATTTATTCTATCGGCTACATTGGTACGGAATATTGTGAAGGACATCTTGATTTGAAAACATATTGCAATTATTACGGCTTTTTGCATTTGTTTTTCTTCACCATGATTATTTCTGTGATCACTAATAATGTGATTTTGATGTGGGCAGCCATTGAAGCCACCACATTAAGTTCTGCATTTTTGGTCGGCACATACAAACAAAAAACCTCTCTTGAGGCAGCATGGAAATACATCATTATTTGTTCAGTTGGGGTGGCGTTTGGATTGTATGGCACAATTTTAACGTTCTCTAATGGAACAAATCTTTTAGCAGATCCAAGCCAAGCTATTTTCTGGACAGAAATCAATCAACAGGCAGCGGGTTTGAATCCAATGCTCATGTATCTTGCTTTCGCCTTTATTTTGGTTGGGTTTGGTACTAAATGCGGTCTATTTCCAATGCATACTTGGTTGTCTGATGCACACAGTGAGGCACCAAGTCCAGTGAGTGCGATTCTATCTGCTGTATTATTGAATTGTGCCATGTTGGTGGTATTGCGTTATTACATCTTAGTTTCTAAAGCAGTCGGTTCTACATACCCGCAAACCTTATTGTTGGTATTTGGTTTACTCTCTGTATTAGTGGCGGCGTTGTTTATTATCGTCCAATTCGACATCAAACGTTTATTGGCATATTCCAGTATTGAAAACATGGGGTTAATTAGCTTTGCCTTTGGTTTAGGTGGCCCAATCGGTGTATTTGCGGGTTTATTACATACCATCAACCATAGTTTAGCGAAAACCTTGTTATTCTGTGCTTCAGGTAACATATTATTAAAATATAAAACCCGTGATATGAACCAAGTACGTGGTTTATGGCGTGTCGCACCAATGACGGCGGTGTTATTTGCCGGTGGTGCGTTAGCACTAGGTGGTATCCCACCATTTAACGTGTTCGTCAGTGAATTTAGTATTGCTGTTGCCGGTATTTACGCAGGTAAAACTTGGTTAATGGTGTTCTGTTTAATTTTACTCACTATCGTGTTAGCTGGATTGTCTTTAATGGTATTAAAAACCGTATTAGGCAAACAACCGGATAATGTTGAAGTGGGGGATGTGAACAAAGTTTCACTCGTGGCGATGGCAATTTTATTGTTATTCATGTTTATTATGGGTATTCATATTGCCGAACCAATTTTGCAGTTATTAAAAAGTGCGGTCGGAATTGTACTCGGATCTGAACAAGTGTCTTTTGGTGAAATGTTAGTTTTACCTTGGCAAAGTTTAGCGCAATGA
- the cbiM gene encoding cobalt transporter CbiM, producing MHLSEGVLHTPVLLGGAAVALVCVMIGLKRLNSQQLPLTALFAAAFFVAGTIHVPVGIGSVHLILNGMAGLFLGWAVFPAFLIALVLQALLFSFGGFAVLGVNLCVMALPALLVHWLFAKRLEHDNSHRTQITAGIGAGVIGVGGSALLASLVLAIDGGKAYSDLIMLLVISHIPVFIIDSIVSVGVVLLLNKMYPTALSVVK from the coding sequence ATGCATTTATCGGAAGGTGTGTTGCATACACCCGTACTGCTTGGTGGTGCAGCTGTCGCATTAGTCTGCGTAATGATTGGTCTGAAACGTCTCAATTCGCAGCAATTGCCGCTAACAGCATTGTTTGCTGCTGCTTTTTTTGTTGCTGGAACCATTCATGTACCGGTAGGCATTGGTAGCGTGCATCTCATTTTAAACGGCATGGCCGGCCTGTTTCTTGGCTGGGCGGTTTTTCCTGCTTTTTTAATCGCATTAGTCCTACAAGCCCTGCTCTTTTCCTTTGGTGGATTTGCCGTATTAGGTGTCAATTTATGCGTAATGGCATTACCTGCCCTTCTTGTACATTGGCTATTTGCAAAAAGACTTGAACATGACAATTCCCATCGCACTCAAATTACTGCCGGTATTGGTGCTGGCGTGATCGGCGTTGGCGGTTCAGCCTTGCTCGCTTCTTTGGTCTTGGCTATAGATGGCGGTAAAGCCTATAGCGACCTGATTATGCTTCTGGTGATATCACATATTCCCGTATTTATTATCGACAGTATCGTCAGTGTTGGTGTGGTCTTATTGTTAAACAAAATGTATCCAACAGCGCTCAGTGTGGTGAAATGA
- a CDS encoding formate hydrogenlyase maturation HycH family protein has translation MTTKVFFYLLNERFVENDEQVPEQAKQVMYYSLAIGHHVGVIDCFKKLLVCDYDAYQRFVDSFPEGDAKRKFAGLMRFGEIVIDSSHVNLLAKAMDENKANFTPEHQEWVEILMDTLASIQREPVMYIMVKRRDE, from the coding sequence ATGACAACGAAAGTCTTTTTCTATTTATTAAACGAACGTTTCGTCGAAAACGATGAACAAGTGCCAGAGCAAGCAAAACAGGTGATGTATTACTCTTTGGCGATTGGTCACCATGTTGGCGTAATTGATTGTTTTAAAAAATTACTGGTTTGTGACTACGATGCTTATCAACGTTTTGTAGATAGCTTTCCAGAAGGGGATGCTAAACGTAAATTTGCCGGCTTAATGCGATTCGGTGAAATAGTGATTGATTCTAGCCATGTCAATTTATTGGCGAAAGCGATGGATGAAAACAAAGCCAATTTCACCCCAGAACATCAAGAGTGGGTCGAAATCCTGATGGATACGTTAGCATCGATTCAGCGTGAACCAGTGATGTATATTATGGTGAAACGTCGTGACGAATAA
- a CDS encoding NADH-quinone oxidoreductase subunit B family protein, translating into MNTQIPMPVNGISTPFSIDENIAKMKQTLLKDIQRSAYVYRVDCGGCNGCEIEIFSTITPTFDAERFGIKVVASPRHADILLFTGAVTRAMRTPAMRAYQAAPDPKICISYGACGCGGGIFHDLYCVWGGSDQIVPIDVYIPGCPPTPAATIYGFAVALGLLDQKLKGKQEKADPNAEAKLRFPTIPLDLRISLEREARRLAGYRQGGNIANQFMAMMTENDKVPFGVRLGEYLEREADPRLSEIVNRLHAISLPFSG; encoded by the coding sequence ATGAACACACAAATTCCAATGCCGGTCAATGGCATATCAACACCGTTTAGTATTGATGAAAATATTGCCAAAATGAAACAAACGTTGCTGAAAGATATTCAACGTTCAGCTTACGTTTATCGTGTGGACTGCGGCGGTTGTAATGGGTGTGAAATCGAAATTTTCAGTACCATTACGCCAACATTCGATGCGGAACGTTTTGGTATTAAAGTGGTGGCTTCACCTCGTCATGCGGACATTTTATTGTTCACTGGTGCTGTTACCCGTGCGATGCGTACGCCAGCAATGCGTGCTTACCAAGCTGCACCAGATCCAAAAATCTGTATTTCTTACGGGGCTTGCGGTTGTGGCGGTGGTATTTTCCACGATCTCTATTGTGTTTGGGGCGGTAGTGATCAAATTGTGCCAATTGATGTGTATATCCCTGGCTGTCCTCCAACCCCTGCAGCGACCATTTATGGATTTGCGGTAGCACTTGGTTTACTTGATCAAAAGCTTAAAGGTAAACAAGAAAAAGCTGATCCTAACGCTGAAGCTAAATTGCGTTTCCCAACCATTCCGTTGGATTTACGTATTAGCCTTGAACGTGAAGCACGTCGTCTTGCCGGTTATCGTCAAGGCGGTAACATCGCTAACCAATTTATGGCAATGATGACAGAAAATGACAAAGTGCCATTTGGTGTACGTTTAGGTGAATACCTAGAACGCGAAGCCGATCCGCGTTTAAGCGAAATCGTCAATCGTTTACATGCGATTAGTCTGCCGTTTTCGGGATAA
- a CDS encoding energy-coupling factor ABC transporter ATP-binding protein, translating to MNVLEVKQLQIMRDQRVIIDNLSFELPEGHRLFLQGDIGCGKSTLLHCLLGFIPHQQGEIRWFGNVCRQEKDFVPLRGKVGICFQHAGDQLFGPTVLDDVAFGPLNQGLNRDEAYQIALQQLERLNIVGLKDRSVNTLSGGEQNFTALAGVLAMQPKVLLLDEPTNGLDVKNIAKLTALLRELQLPMLIASHDLRFSETLADSCLSLAADNDG from the coding sequence ATGAACGTCCTCGAAGTCAAACAATTACAAATCATGCGCGATCAGCGTGTGATTATTGATAACCTTTCTTTTGAACTCCCTGAAGGCCATCGTCTTTTTTTACAAGGTGATATTGGTTGTGGGAAATCAACCTTATTACACTGTCTATTAGGTTTTATACCTCACCAACAAGGAGAAATTCGCTGGTTCGGTAATGTATGTCGACAAGAAAAAGATTTTGTGCCACTACGTGGAAAGGTAGGCATCTGTTTCCAACATGCCGGCGATCAACTTTTCGGCCCAACTGTACTTGATGATGTGGCCTTTGGTCCTCTCAATCAAGGATTGAACAGAGATGAGGCCTATCAAATTGCATTACAACAATTAGAACGCCTAAATATTGTTGGGTTAAAAGATCGTTCTGTGAATACCTTATCTGGAGGTGAACAGAATTTTACTGCGCTAGCCGGCGTACTGGCGATGCAGCCCAAAGTATTATTATTAGATGAGCCAACGAATGGACTGGATGTAAAAAATATCGCCAAACTGACCGCACTTTTACGCGAATTACAGTTGCCAATGCTTATTGCTTCACATGATTTACGCTTTAGTGAAACACTTGCGGATTCCTGTTTATCTTTAGCTGCGGATAACGATGGCTAA